A single region of the Nocardioides aquaticus genome encodes:
- a CDS encoding holo-ACP synthase: MSVLGVGIDVCDIARFGLSLDRTPGLRERLFTPAEAGRSLASLAARFAAKEALAKSLGAPGGLAWHDAEVVSEETGRPRLEMRGSVLARAAELGATSVHVSLSHDAGIASAVVVLEG; encoded by the coding sequence GTGAGCGTGCTCGGCGTCGGCATCGACGTCTGCGACATCGCGCGGTTCGGGCTCTCGCTCGACCGCACCCCGGGCCTGCGCGAACGACTGTTCACCCCCGCCGAGGCCGGCCGCTCGCTGGCCTCCCTGGCCGCGCGGTTCGCTGCCAAGGAGGCGCTGGCCAAGTCCCTGGGCGCCCCCGGCGGCCTGGCGTGGCACGACGCCGAGGTCGTCTCGGAGGAGACCGGCCGCCCCCGGCTGGAGATGCGGGGCTCGGTGCTCGCCCGGGCGGCCGAGCTCGGCGCCACCTCGGTCCACGTCTCGCTGTCCCACGACGCCGGCATCGCCTCGGCCGTGGTGGTGCTGGAGGGCTGA
- a CDS encoding NAD(P)H-hydrate dehydratase yields the protein MRSAHTVEQVRAAEGALMAQLPEGALMQRAAAGLAHAVLALLAGPAGDQPAYGRRVLLLVGGGDNGGDALWAGARLAARGCAVEAVLLSDHARADGLAALRAAGGRVVPAGTAHRPDVVLDGIVGIGGRPGLRPDAVAELGRYAGVPVVAVDTPSGVDVDTGEVDGAHVTATLTVTFGTHKPCHLLDPAALACGPVHLVGLGLDLPAPAVEALQPDDVAALLPVPGPLDHKYSRGVVGVRAGSATYPGAGLLSVLGAAVGLVGMVRYVGDDLVGDRVREAHPEVVGAGRVQAWLVGSGSGDGAAGTLDEALADDVPLVVDADALVHLTAPAPGHAVLTPHAGELARMLDVAREDVEARPLHHVRAAVDRYRCTVLLKGRHTLVAAPGHPVRVTTTGTPWLATAGAGDVLGGLVGALLAAGLEPYDAASVGSWLHGAAATTAADGGPLTASAVAGALPGVVRDLLRAAPRGGSPAP from the coding sequence ATGAGGAGCGCGCACACGGTGGAGCAGGTCAGGGCGGCCGAGGGGGCGCTGATGGCGCAGCTGCCCGAGGGGGCGCTGATGCAGCGGGCCGCGGCCGGGCTGGCGCACGCGGTGCTGGCCCTGCTGGCCGGGCCGGCGGGGGACCAGCCGGCGTACGGGCGTCGTGTGCTGCTGCTCGTCGGCGGCGGCGACAACGGCGGTGACGCCCTGTGGGCGGGCGCGCGGCTGGCGGCGCGCGGGTGCGCGGTCGAGGCCGTGCTGCTCTCCGACCACGCCCGCGCCGACGGCCTGGCCGCGCTGCGCGCCGCGGGCGGGCGGGTGGTCCCCGCGGGCACCGCCCACCGCCCCGACGTCGTCCTGGACGGGATCGTCGGGATCGGCGGGCGACCCGGGCTGCGGCCGGACGCGGTCGCCGAGCTCGGGCGGTACGCCGGGGTGCCGGTCGTCGCGGTCGACACCCCGTCCGGCGTCGACGTCGACACCGGCGAGGTCGACGGTGCCCACGTGACGGCCACGCTGACCGTCACCTTCGGCACGCACAAGCCCTGCCACCTCCTCGACCCCGCCGCCCTGGCGTGCGGCCCGGTGCACCTGGTCGGCCTCGGCCTCGACCTGCCGGCGCCGGCGGTCGAGGCGCTGCAGCCCGACGACGTGGCCGCGCTGCTGCCGGTGCCGGGTCCGCTGGACCACAAGTACTCCCGCGGCGTGGTCGGCGTCCGCGCCGGCTCGGCCACCTACCCCGGGGCCGGCCTGCTCAGCGTCCTGGGCGCCGCGGTGGGGCTGGTCGGCATGGTCCGCTACGTCGGCGACGACCTGGTGGGCGACCGCGTCCGCGAGGCGCACCCCGAGGTCGTCGGGGCCGGCCGGGTGCAGGCGTGGCTGGTCGGCAGCGGGAGCGGCGACGGGGCCGCCGGCACCCTGGACGAGGCGCTGGCCGACGACGTGCCGCTGGTGGTCGACGCCGACGCGCTGGTGCACCTGACCGCCCCGGCCCCCGGCCACGCGGTGCTGACGCCGCACGCCGGTGAGCTGGCCCGGATGCTCGACGTCGCCCGCGAGGACGTCGAGGCGCGCCCGCTCCACCACGTCCGGGCGGCGGTGGACCGCTACCGCTGCACCGTCCTGCTCAAGGGCCGGCACACCCTGGTCGCCGCCCCCGGCCACCCGGTCCGGGTCACCACCACCGGGACCCCCTGGCTGGCCACGGCCGGCGCCGGCGACGTCCTCGGCGGGCTCGTCGGGGCCCTGCTCGCCGCGGGCCTGGAGCCGTACGACGCGGCGTCGGTGGGCAGCTGGCTGCACGGGGCCGCGGC